A genomic window from Candidatus Tanganyikabacteria bacterium includes:
- a CDS encoding DNA phosphorothioation-associated putative methyltransferase has translation MQALARYGFLTPERTVLDYGCGQGDDVAILKEASVPASGWDPHYSPDSGAQMTWRLSDAGTEACATDATGGAGLRAGRDAGAKSSEPRYDTPLEPAEIVNLGFVLNVIEEPAERRETLAKAFDLAQRCLAVAVLIVGKGDTTGLAPYRDGFMTRRETFQKYFRQEEAKELIEATLSTEAIPVGPGVFFVFKDRLSEQEFLLERQARRLDASLLAVRRRSERHVARRQVALERLRPLLERLWDQTLQLGREPVLEDLPADLATAVAKEIGSIRKGLKLCASLFDLAEFEHAFANRREDLLVYFALNLFNRRTRYSSMPKGLQRDVKAHFGGHRQAQDAATALLFDVGKPEMVSRACEEAVSKGLGHLEEGHLQLHADLISRLPPVLRCYVGCAAQLCGDVTHADLVKIHTRSGKLTLLSYDGFERPVPKLRERIKIDMHSLGIRFFDYQEQVPAQLLYLKSRYLAPDQKGFDAQRVFDDALRKTGIFDFTGFGPPGDQFEQALADAGYAIRGTKLIKRRKRPM, from the coding sequence ATGCAGGCGCTCGCCCGCTATGGTTTCCTGACGCCCGAGCGAACGGTCCTGGACTACGGGTGCGGCCAGGGGGACGACGTGGCGATCCTGAAGGAAGCGTCCGTACCGGCGAGCGGCTGGGATCCGCATTATTCGCCTGATAGCGGCGCTCAAATGACCTGGCGCCTATCGGACGCAGGCACGGAGGCCTGCGCCACCGATGCAACGGGTGGGGCCGGCCTCCGTGCCGGCCGCGATGCCGGAGCGAAGTCATCAGAGCCGCGCTATGACACGCCACTCGAACCCGCCGAGATCGTGAACCTCGGATTCGTGTTGAACGTGATCGAGGAGCCCGCGGAGCGGCGGGAGACGCTCGCCAAGGCGTTCGACCTGGCACAGCGGTGTCTGGCCGTAGCGGTCTTGATCGTGGGGAAAGGCGACACGACCGGTCTAGCGCCATACCGCGACGGCTTCATGACTCGCCGCGAAACCTTCCAGAAGTACTTCCGGCAGGAGGAAGCCAAGGAGCTCATCGAGGCGACCCTCTCTACCGAGGCCATCCCGGTCGGCCCGGGGGTGTTCTTCGTCTTCAAGGACCGCCTTTCAGAACAGGAGTTCCTGCTCGAGCGCCAGGCGCGGCGACTGGACGCGTCGCTGCTGGCCGTCCGCCGGCGGAGCGAGCGGCACGTGGCGCGGCGGCAGGTGGCGCTCGAGCGCCTGCGCCCCCTCTTGGAGCGGCTCTGGGACCAGACTCTACAGTTGGGGAGGGAGCCGGTCCTGGAAGACCTGCCGGCGGACCTAGCCACGGCGGTGGCGAAGGAAATCGGGTCCATACGCAAGGGACTGAAGCTCTGCGCCTCGCTCTTCGACCTAGCGGAATTCGAGCATGCGTTCGCCAACCGACGGGAGGATCTGCTCGTCTACTTTGCCCTGAATCTCTTCAACAGGCGCACGCGGTACAGCAGCATGCCCAAAGGGCTCCAACGCGACGTCAAGGCGCACTTCGGCGGGCATCGGCAAGCGCAAGACGCGGCTACCGCGCTGCTGTTCGACGTCGGGAAGCCTGAAATGGTGTCACGAGCGTGCGAAGAGGCGGTTTCGAAGGGACTTGGCCATCTGGAAGAGGGTCACCTGCAGCTTCACGCCGACCTCATCTCTCGCCTTCCACCGGTCCTTCGTTGCTACGTGGGTTGCGCGGCCCAGTTGTGCGGTGACGTGACTCATGCAGATCTGGTGAAAATCCACACCAGGTCGGGCAAACTCACCCTCCTGTCCTACGACGGGTTCGAACGCCCGGTCCCGAAGTTACGCGAACGCATCAAGATCGACATGCATTCCCTCGGTATACGGTTCTTCGATTACCAAGAGCAGGTACCGGCGCAACTCCTCTACCTGAAGAGCCGCTATCTGGCGCCTGATCAGAAAGGGTTCGATGCGCAACGCGTTTTCGACGACGCGCTGCGGAAGACGGGTATCTTCGACTTCACGGGATTCGGTCCACCTGGAGACCAGTTCGAGCAGGCCCTTGCCGACGCAGGATACGCAATACGTGGAACCAAGCTGATCAAGCGACGCAAGCGACCCATGTAA
- the ychF gene encoding redox-regulated ATPase YchF, with translation MRLGIIGWPQVGKTTVFNALTRSSARTGTFGAAAGAPNQAIVRVPDTRVDTLSGMFNPKKTTYATVEYVDLPGFERGKGKESDAFLSHARKVDALVHVVRAFADEAVPHPEGSLDPARDLRLMEEELILADQMTVEKRIEKLAAEAKRGKKPENAAEPAALEKCLRALEDVQPLRTVAFSADEELAVRGFTFLSQKPLLVLLNIGEDQLAAPPALAADAPVLAVCGKLEEELAQLSDDDAAALMSEYGIAESSLVRMIQASYDMLGLMSFYTTGEDEVRAWTIRKLSPAVEAARTIHSDIARGFIRAEVVTYPDLVELKTFARAREVGKLRLEGKEYVLQDGEIVHFRFNV, from the coding sequence ATGCGACTTGGCATCATCGGCTGGCCACAGGTCGGCAAGACGACGGTCTTCAACGCGCTGACGCGCTCCTCGGCCCGTACGGGGACGTTCGGCGCCGCCGCCGGCGCACCCAACCAGGCAATCGTGCGCGTGCCCGACACGCGGGTGGACACGCTCTCGGGGATGTTCAACCCCAAGAAGACCACCTACGCCACGGTCGAGTACGTGGACCTGCCGGGGTTCGAACGCGGCAAGGGAAAGGAGTCCGACGCCTTCCTCTCGCACGCGCGCAAGGTGGACGCCCTGGTGCACGTCGTGCGGGCCTTCGCCGACGAGGCCGTGCCCCATCCCGAGGGGAGCCTCGATCCGGCTCGCGACCTGCGCCTCATGGAAGAGGAGCTGATCCTGGCCGACCAGATGACCGTCGAGAAGCGGATCGAGAAGCTCGCCGCCGAGGCCAAGCGCGGCAAGAAGCCCGAGAACGCCGCCGAACCCGCCGCCCTGGAGAAGTGCCTGCGGGCCCTCGAGGACGTGCAACCCTTGCGCACGGTGGCCTTCAGCGCCGATGAGGAACTCGCCGTCCGCGGCTTCACCTTCCTGTCGCAGAAGCCGCTGCTGGTACTGCTCAACATCGGGGAGGACCAGCTGGCGGCGCCGCCCGCGCTTGCCGCCGACGCGCCGGTGCTGGCGGTGTGCGGCAAGCTCGAGGAAGAACTCGCGCAGCTCTCGGACGACGATGCCGCGGCGCTGATGAGCGAGTACGGCATCGCGGAATCGAGCCTGGTGCGGATGATCCAGGCATCGTACGACATGCTCGGCCTCATGAGCTTCTACACGACGGGCGAGGACGAGGTCCGCGCCTGGACCATCCGCAAGCTGTCGCCGGCCGTCGAGGCCGCCCGCACCATCCATAGCGACATCGCCCGCGGCTTCATCCGCGCCGAGGTCGTCACCTATCCGGACCTGGTCGAGCTAAAGACTTTCGCCAGGGCCCGCGAGGTCGGCAAGCTGCGGCTCGAGGGCAAGGAGTACGTGCTCCAGGACGGGGAAATCGTGCACTTCAGATTTAATGTATGA
- a CDS encoding TraR/DksA C4-type zinc finger protein, which translates to MIDSAKFKERLQSERLRIVRLLGWSEGEFRSHEKPSVTEAMPQSGDSEYADSATETFNQELDAAVVRRFTDKLQAVDAALKRLEVGEFGRCSRCGREIPERRLEAVPEIPYCIGCARQHESLG; encoded by the coding sequence ATGATCGACAGCGCGAAGTTCAAGGAGCGCCTCCAGTCCGAGCGATTGCGCATCGTCCGCCTGCTCGGCTGGTCCGAGGGCGAATTCCGGTCGCACGAGAAGCCCTCGGTGACCGAGGCGATGCCGCAGTCGGGCGACAGCGAGTACGCCGACAGCGCGACCGAGACGTTCAACCAGGAACTGGACGCGGCCGTGGTCAGGCGCTTCACCGACAAGCTCCAGGCGGTGGACGCGGCGCTCAAGCGCCTCGAGGTGGGCGAGTTCGGGCGCTGCTCGCGCTGCGGGCGCGAGATTCCGGAGCGTCGGCTGGAAGCCGTCCCCGAGATCCCGTACTGCATCGGCTGCGCGCGGCAGCACGAGTCGCTGGGCTGA
- a CDS encoding TIGR03960 family B12-binding radical SAM protein, whose translation MRRVEKPARYLGNEWGATRKAWDDVTVRLALAFPDLYEVGMSHLGSKILYQLLNRRADALCERVFAPAPDMERAMREAGFPLFGLESLRPLTEFDGIGFSLSYELTYTNILNMLALAGIPVERQDRETGDWPLVFAGGPNSFNPEPFADFVDFVVVGDGEDVVHDLVDAFHSFKTHGTPRQEALKALTRISGVYVPQFYGVEYLGPNQPIARFVPDPDVSLPVRKRTVQELQNDFHPTETPVPYVPIVHDRVPTEVRRGCDAGCRYCQAGFIYLPVRERKAEDVVSLTSQTIRCTGYEEYSLFSLSSGDYTQSREVVQPLTMANSPLGASMSLPSLRVDSFSLEMATAAQHIRKSTFTFAPEAGSQRMRDIINKNISEEEIRYAIRETYRAGWQALKLYLMIGLPGETHEDVTAIVDLIDKIKRDCDELRRADSRPRPPIRINLTVSTFVPKPHVPFQWRAQDDLDQITAKQQYLFAEMRKRGVKVSAHDKHTSELEAVLSRGDRRLCRLVKRAWELGAAHDAWSEHHRPELWARAAQEVGVDFGFYAHTRWEYDWTLPWDAIDSGITKRHLVRDDKLADELYQNDHCSKKCWGCGVCFRLDVHHDLAGKALDKIDCSAPPRQPDFEIADNHPPREKVQRLRARFTKLGDVRWISHLDVMRLFERALRRAALPVTFSRGFNPRPSVEFAAPLALGITSEAELVDVYLGEALDPADYAARLNAALPPEVQLTAAWEVPVKGPSAMALVEAASYRVVLAEPVPAAAWDAFLARQEIPYVKTAKTGTRTVDLRPLILAVRPEDAVSIRLELKTGSRGNGKPEDVIGALGEFLETDIDVANIHRLGVDLAEAGTEAAAKSARRDLEAETTQAAHAHLETFEHLMVY comes from the coding sequence TTGCGACGGGTGGAGAAGCCGGCGCGCTATCTGGGCAACGAGTGGGGCGCCACGCGCAAGGCCTGGGACGACGTCACCGTGCGGCTCGCGCTCGCGTTTCCCGATCTCTACGAGGTCGGGATGAGCCACCTTGGCAGCAAGATCCTCTACCAGTTGCTCAATCGCCGGGCCGACGCCCTGTGCGAGCGCGTCTTCGCCCCGGCGCCCGACATGGAGCGCGCCATGCGCGAGGCGGGCTTCCCCCTGTTCGGCCTCGAATCCCTGCGGCCGCTCACCGAGTTCGACGGGATCGGCTTCTCGCTCTCGTACGAGCTCACGTACACGAACATCCTCAACATGCTGGCCCTGGCGGGCATCCCGGTCGAACGCCAGGACCGCGAGACCGGGGACTGGCCGCTCGTTTTCGCCGGCGGTCCCAACAGTTTCAACCCGGAGCCCTTCGCCGACTTCGTCGACTTCGTGGTCGTGGGCGACGGCGAAGACGTCGTGCACGACCTCGTCGACGCGTTCCACTCGTTCAAGACCCACGGCACGCCGCGGCAGGAGGCCCTGAAGGCCCTCACGCGGATTTCCGGCGTGTACGTCCCGCAGTTCTACGGCGTGGAGTACCTGGGGCCCAACCAGCCGATCGCCCGCTTCGTACCCGATCCGGACGTCTCTCTCCCGGTCCGCAAGCGCACGGTCCAGGAGTTGCAGAACGACTTCCACCCCACCGAGACGCCGGTCCCGTACGTGCCGATCGTCCACGACCGCGTGCCGACCGAGGTGCGCCGCGGCTGCGACGCGGGCTGCCGGTACTGCCAGGCGGGTTTCATCTACCTGCCGGTGCGCGAACGCAAGGCCGAGGACGTCGTCTCCCTCACCAGCCAGACCATCCGCTGCACGGGCTACGAGGAGTACAGCCTGTTCTCGCTGTCGTCGGGCGACTACACGCAATCCCGCGAGGTCGTGCAGCCCCTCACGATGGCCAACAGCCCGCTGGGAGCGAGCATGAGCCTCCCCAGCCTCCGGGTGGACTCCTTCTCGCTGGAAATGGCCACGGCGGCCCAGCACATCCGCAAGAGCACCTTCACCTTCGCGCCCGAGGCTGGGTCGCAGCGCATGCGGGACATCATCAACAAGAACATCTCCGAGGAGGAGATCCGCTACGCCATCCGCGAGACCTACCGGGCGGGCTGGCAGGCGCTGAAACTCTACCTGATGATCGGCTTGCCGGGCGAGACACACGAGGACGTCACGGCCATCGTGGACCTCATCGACAAGATCAAGCGGGATTGCGACGAGCTTCGCAGAGCCGACTCGCGCCCACGGCCGCCGATTCGCATCAACCTGACGGTCTCGACCTTCGTCCCCAAGCCGCACGTGCCGTTCCAGTGGCGGGCGCAGGACGATCTCGACCAGATCACGGCCAAGCAGCAGTATCTCTTCGCCGAGATGCGCAAGCGCGGCGTCAAGGTCAGCGCCCACGACAAGCACACTTCGGAACTCGAGGCCGTCCTCTCGCGAGGCGACCGGCGGCTGTGCCGCCTGGTCAAGCGGGCCTGGGAACTCGGCGCGGCTCATGACGCGTGGTCGGAGCATCACCGGCCCGAGCTATGGGCGCGGGCGGCCCAGGAGGTGGGCGTGGATTTCGGATTCTATGCCCACACCCGCTGGGAATACGACTGGACGCTGCCCTGGGACGCGATCGACTCGGGGATCACCAAGCGCCACCTGGTGCGGGACGACAAGCTTGCCGACGAACTGTACCAGAACGACCACTGCTCCAAGAAGTGCTGGGGCTGCGGCGTGTGCTTCCGCCTGGACGTGCACCACGACCTGGCCGGCAAGGCCCTCGACAAGATCGACTGCTCGGCCCCGCCCCGCCAGCCCGATTTCGAGATTGCCGACAACCATCCGCCCCGCGAGAAGGTGCAGCGGTTGCGGGCGCGTTTCACCAAGCTGGGCGACGTGCGCTGGATCTCGCACCTGGACGTGATGCGCCTCTTCGAGCGCGCGTTGCGCCGGGCCGCCTTGCCGGTGACGTTCTCGCGGGGCTTCAATCCGCGGCCGAGCGTGGAGTTCGCCGCGCCACTGGCGCTCGGGATCACCAGCGAAGCCGAACTGGTGGACGTGTACCTGGGCGAGGCGCTCGATCCGGCCGACTACGCGGCACGCCTCAACGCGGCGCTGCCACCCGAGGTCCAGCTCACCGCGGCATGGGAGGTGCCGGTCAAGGGGCCGTCCGCGATGGCCCTGGTGGAAGCGGCGAGCTACCGCGTCGTGCTGGCCGAACCGGTGCCCGCCGCGGCCTGGGATGCGTTCCTCGCCCGGCAGGAAATCCCTTACGTCAAGACCGCCAAGACGGGTACCAGGACCGTCGACCTGCGCCCGCTGATCCTGGCCGTCCGGCCCGAGGACGCGGTCTCGATCCGGCTGGAGCTCAAGACCGGCAGCCGCGGAAACGGCAAGCCCGAGGACGTGATCGGCGCCCTGGGCGAGTTTCTCGAAACCGACATCGACGTGGCGAACATCCATCGCCTCGGCGTGGACCTGGCCGAAGCGGGGACCGAGGCCGCCGCGAAAAGCGCCCGCCGGGACCTCGAGGCCGAGACGACGCAGGCCGCACATGCTCACCTCGAAACTTTCGAACACCTGATGGTGTATTGA
- a CDS encoding lytic transglycosylase domain-containing protein: MVSATSITALAGAPPAGWRAIAARLAVLLPATMALAFLSALRQDALWTPASMPDRAIVADWREKVNPAYTRLVPPATPNRAAARPPYPYANAIGKVAKRYDLPADLIAGIVYVESRFNPKAVSHKGAIGLMQLLPSTARPLARKLGLKSYDLTDPETNLLLGTFFLKDRLREYDGDINAALSYYNGGRRTMISRGNYRNRGYITSVLRQSRRYAPLAGQLN; the protein is encoded by the coding sequence ATGGTTTCGGCTACCTCGATCACGGCCCTCGCAGGCGCCCCGCCGGCCGGCTGGCGAGCGATCGCGGCGCGGCTGGCCGTACTGTTGCCCGCCACCATGGCGCTGGCATTCCTCAGCGCGCTCCGCCAGGACGCGCTCTGGACGCCCGCCAGCATGCCCGACCGGGCGATCGTCGCCGACTGGCGGGAGAAAGTAAATCCGGCCTACACGCGGCTCGTGCCGCCGGCCACCCCAAACCGCGCCGCTGCGCGGCCGCCGTATCCCTACGCAAACGCCATCGGCAAGGTCGCCAAGCGCTACGATCTGCCCGCCGATCTGATTGCCGGTATCGTCTACGTCGAGTCGCGCTTCAACCCCAAGGCCGTGTCGCACAAGGGCGCGATCGGCCTGATGCAACTGCTTCCCAGCACGGCGCGCCCGCTGGCGCGGAAGCTCGGCCTGAAGTCCTACGACCTGACCGATCCGGAGACCAACCTGCTGCTTGGCACGTTCTTCCTGAAGGATCGGCTCCGGGAGTACGACGGGGACATCAACGCAGCGCTCAGCTACTACAACGGCGGCCGCCGCACGATGATCAGCCGGGGCAACTACCGCAACCGCGGGTACATCACGTCGGTGCTCCGGCAATCCAGACGCTACGCGCCGCTTGCCGGCCAGTTAAACTAG
- a CDS encoding UbiA family prenyltransferase has translation MAAFFCGALASGQLAPDASHVSRVLLGLVLAGPMLAGMNAVVNSLFDRDIDAINHPGRPLPSGRLSTDTVIAQMGLMGMVILLFAQLLDHGLGARLSATLGVGSAEGGGLFYMTIASLAIIFAVNAPPLSLRRNTWWSGLFFGVLSVAFPWVAGNLMFGPVTFLSGILALSFSFGAVGLLILAALNKVEGERRVGIRSLSALLGREMGLLIGAMLIDTAILTAAILAAPQDLAAVIALCGLAVVQIGLQIAFFRRPTPPGWAYVAAVAVFGAAMATSAATLALPTLSSLLG, from the coding sequence ATGGCGGCCTTCTTCTGCGGCGCCCTGGCCAGCGGCCAGCTTGCGCCCGACGCCTCCCACGTCTCCCGGGTGCTGCTCGGCCTGGTGCTCGCCGGACCGATGCTGGCCGGCATGAACGCGGTGGTCAACTCGCTCTTCGACCGCGACATCGACGCGATCAACCATCCCGGCAGGCCCCTGCCGTCCGGCCGCCTGTCCACGGATACCGTCATCGCGCAGATGGGGCTGATGGGGATGGTCATCCTGCTCTTCGCGCAGCTTCTCGACCACGGCCTGGGGGCGCGCTTGAGCGCCACCCTCGGGGTGGGGTCCGCCGAGGGCGGCGGCCTGTTCTACATGACCATCGCCTCGCTCGCGATCATCTTCGCGGTCAACGCCCCGCCCCTGTCGCTGCGGCGCAACACCTGGTGGAGCGGGCTGTTCTTCGGCGTCCTCTCGGTCGCTTTCCCGTGGGTTGCGGGCAACCTGATGTTCGGCCCCGTCACCTTCCTGTCCGGGATCCTGGCCCTCAGCTTCTCGTTCGGCGCGGTCGGCCTGCTGATCCTGGCCGCCCTCAACAAGGTCGAGGGCGAACGCCGGGTGGGCATCCGGTCGCTGTCGGCCCTCCTGGGCCGCGAGATGGGGCTGCTGATCGGCGCCATGCTGATCGATACGGCCATCCTGACCGCCGCGATACTCGCCGCGCCGCAGGACCTGGCGGCCGTGATCGCGCTATGCGGCCTGGCTGTCGTGCAGATCGGTCTGCAGATAGCCTTCTTCCGCAGGCCGACGCCGCCCGGGTGGGCGTACGTGGCCGCCGTGGCGGTCTTCGGGGCCGCCATGGCCACGTCGGCCGCGACCTTGGCTTTACCAACCCTTAGTTCCCTGTTAGGCTGA
- a CDS encoding phosphatidylserine/phosphatidylglycerophosphate/cardiolipin synthase family protein — MKAPARRLILVAALLAAGCGVQPGRLAGSSGSDALGTRSIQALPPTGFFDQDEIFPHALKLIESARTDICLDMFYMGGKVGEDVARALVAKKQAGLDVKVLYDPGQGYKEPIRKTVRPVMALLKDGGVETLPFPVSKLRGIAPIKADHNKVLIVDGKAAFVGGMNFADVNAPNHDLMVQVGGPSAAYMKAVFKLNWALAASKAKKYEVADAETDLAGEEAYESEVLGVPPQPPGAPGGTPVEEDAVSVTHSGLYGFPTRPQVASLIDNARKRIWLQMFVLADDDMCERLKKAAERGVEVKVLTDPNKFAFAINLGGMPNLGAVKKFRGTPVQIQFFNTKSDEQMHIKMCLFDDDQVAVGSTNWTKAGFDSNSETTLIARSTRLHRQLGKIFTRDWLAATAANPPSQLSPGWKGTVADFISFLF; from the coding sequence ATGAAAGCCCCAGCAAGACGCCTGATCCTTGTCGCCGCCCTCCTGGCGGCGGGCTGCGGAGTGCAGCCTGGCCGGCTTGCCGGCTCGTCGGGATCGGACGCGCTCGGTACCCGGTCCATCCAGGCATTGCCGCCGACCGGGTTCTTCGACCAGGACGAGATCTTCCCGCATGCCTTGAAGCTCATCGAGAGCGCCCGCACCGACATCTGCCTCGACATGTTCTACATGGGCGGCAAGGTCGGCGAGGACGTCGCCAGGGCGCTGGTGGCCAAGAAGCAGGCCGGTCTCGACGTGAAGGTGCTCTACGATCCCGGCCAGGGCTACAAGGAGCCCATCCGGAAGACCGTCCGGCCGGTCATGGCGTTGCTCAAGGACGGCGGAGTCGAGACCTTGCCGTTCCCGGTGAGCAAGTTGCGGGGCATCGCGCCCATCAAGGCCGACCACAACAAGGTGCTGATCGTCGACGGCAAGGCGGCATTCGTCGGCGGCATGAACTTCGCCGACGTCAACGCCCCCAACCACGACCTCATGGTGCAGGTCGGCGGCCCGAGCGCGGCGTACATGAAGGCGGTGTTCAAGCTCAACTGGGCGCTGGCCGCCTCCAAGGCCAAGAAATACGAAGTCGCGGACGCCGAGACCGACCTGGCCGGCGAGGAGGCGTACGAGTCCGAGGTGCTGGGCGTCCCGCCGCAGCCGCCGGGAGCGCCGGGCGGCACGCCGGTCGAGGAAGACGCCGTGTCGGTGACGCACTCGGGCCTGTATGGCTTCCCGACGCGACCGCAGGTCGCCTCGCTGATCGATAACGCTCGCAAGCGCATTTGGCTCCAGATGTTCGTCCTGGCCGACGACGACATGTGCGAGCGCCTCAAGAAGGCGGCCGAGCGCGGCGTCGAGGTCAAGGTCCTCACCGACCCCAACAAGTTCGCATTCGCCATCAACCTGGGCGGCATGCCCAACCTGGGCGCGGTCAAGAAGTTCCGCGGCACGCCGGTCCAGATCCAGTTCTTCAACACGAAGTCCGACGAGCAGATGCACATCAAGATGTGCCTCTTCGACGACGACCAGGTGGCCGTGGGCTCGACCAACTGGACCAAGGCGGGCTTCGACAGCAACAGCGAGACCACCCTGATCGCCCGCAGCACGCGGCTGCACCGGCAACTCGGCAAGATCTTCACCCGCGACTGGCTGGCCGCGACGGCCGCCAACCCGCCCAGTCAGCTCTCGCCGGGCTGGAAGGGCACCGTCGCCGACTTCATCTCCTTCTTGTTCTGA
- a CDS encoding CehA/McbA family metallohydrolase, translated as MAALALGCGVAPQARLDGARRFDARATSAGTWLAVQLHAHSKHSDGVFTVPELIGMAKKEGLDALGLSEHDTTTQWLDPAFVAEKELVMLHSEEARDNHEDNHMGVHGFSGVEPLVKLPREQGLDEAARRGGTVVANHPRNRFVPWKPLTWDSRVHAIEVWNGWWMNPLLAASVPHPESVSSNEEAVGWWADLLAAGARVSPIAASDFHRKPQNLASPCTLVYATERTEAAILAGIRAGRTLLAEHPRRQRVMLTADPDRDGSFGAMVGDAVPRGATFRVHAKNARGNVLRLMVGLRPILQTRVPSADWQHDFTLPADAAPTDRFVYARVDEDFAIRRMQAMTGAIYLR; from the coding sequence ATGGCTGCCCTGGCGCTCGGTTGCGGCGTCGCCCCGCAGGCGCGCCTGGACGGGGCCCGGCGCTTCGACGCGCGCGCCACCTCCGCCGGGACCTGGCTGGCCGTGCAACTCCACGCCCATAGCAAGCACAGCGACGGCGTGTTCACGGTCCCCGAACTCATCGGGATGGCGAAGAAGGAGGGCCTCGATGCCCTCGGCCTCTCCGAGCACGACACGACCACCCAGTGGCTGGATCCCGCGTTCGTGGCCGAGAAGGAGCTGGTCATGCTCCATTCCGAGGAGGCGCGCGACAACCACGAAGACAACCACATGGGCGTTCACGGCTTTTCGGGCGTCGAACCGCTGGTCAAGTTGCCGCGGGAACAGGGCCTCGACGAGGCGGCGCGGCGCGGCGGCACGGTCGTTGCCAACCATCCGAGGAACCGCTTCGTCCCCTGGAAGCCCCTGACCTGGGACTCCCGCGTCCACGCCATCGAGGTCTGGAACGGCTGGTGGATGAACCCCTTGCTCGCGGCGTCGGTGCCCCATCCCGAGAGCGTATCGAGCAACGAGGAGGCCGTCGGCTGGTGGGCCGACCTGCTGGCCGCCGGCGCCCGGGTCAGCCCGATCGCCGCGTCGGACTTCCACCGCAAGCCGCAGAACCTGGCGTCACCCTGCACGCTCGTGTACGCCACCGAACGCACGGAAGCCGCAATCCTGGCGGGCATCCGCGCCGGGCGGACGCTCCTGGCCGAGCACCCGCGCAGGCAGCGCGTCATGTTGACCGCCGATCCGGACCGGGACGGATCTTTCGGTGCGATGGTGGGCGACGCCGTGCCGCGGGGAGCCACCTTCCGCGTCCACGCGAAGAATGCCAGGGGCAACGTGCTACGCCTGATGGTCGGGTTGCGCCCGATCCTCCAGACGAGGGTGCCGAGCGCCGACTGGCAGCACGACTTCACGTTGCCCGCCGATGCCGCGCCTACCGACCGCTTCGTCTACGCCCGCGTCGACGAGGACTTCGCGATCCGCCGGATGCAGGCCATGACCGGCGCGATCTACCTGCGGTAG